The genome window AAGCAGTAGCCCCAGGGTAGCTAAGGAAGCATTTAAATTAACCCCAGAGTGAAAACAAGCCTGTGCAAtgctctcatttcctttttaaaataatgttggcAGGGAAGTCCTCCAAGAGCGCTTGTACTTTCATTTGAGATTAGTGTTAGAATAAGGTGGGGGATAAGATTATAAAACCTATTTAGGGTCCTAGTAGGCAATAACCATTATctctgaaaaacaacaaaaacaaacaaaccacgaAACAACAAATTAGATCCTATGAGATACTCGTAGCTTATTCGGTAATAGAGGCTGGCTGTCCCAGAGGTTGAAATTTAAACAGGAGCATCTGTCACATGACTCTCATACATTGTAATGTTTCTAGAATTCATGGCCTAGAACTACAGCAAGATAATTTACTTCTGAGTTAACCTGAAACCATCTGTTCGACGCTACCAAGGTGAAGGGCTTCCCCATCCTGCAGCCCCACCACAAGTGAAGCCAAAACACACTCCCTCTTCTTCTCCTGATGCCATGTCTCCAAAACCCAGACATTGTCTAGTAAAGAACACTCATGTGAATTTTGTGGTAATAATGAAGTCTCAGTTTTTAAACTTTCAATTTAGATGCAGCTGAAATGCCTGCTTGCTACAGAACCCCAGGGTTTGGATGCCAACTCCTATCTGTGGTTTGCCCCTTTTGTAGATGCCATCTATGACTGCTCGTCTCTCTACCAGAAGAACTATCGCATCTCTGGAGTGTATAAGCTTCCTCCGGATGACTTCCTGGGCAGCCCTGAGCTGGAGGTGAGGCCATCACAACCCAGTGCCCACGTTCCATCATCTGTCCTCCACCCCCTCCGAGGGCTGGGAACAGCAGGGCTGGTTACAGTCTAAAGGTAAAGGAACTCAAGGCAGAGAAGCAAACATCAAATACCAGAGCTATCCAAACATTCAatttatggaggaaaaaaaatccagtcaTTTGTTTTGCCCCTTCAAATCACTATCCAATACCAAACTGTCTAACATCGATTAGATAATTTTATAACCACACTTAACTAGTTGAAATCTCCTGCCAAGTTCTAGAGCAGCTGCTCTCTGGGAGAGGATAACAGAGGTTAGGTGTAGAGGCATTACCAGGAGTGCCTGAACTTTCTTCCCTTCCAACTACGTGCACTCACCCCCTCCTCAGTGCTGATAATTCTTCCTCTGCAAACCACCTTGCCCCAGCTTGCCAGCACGTGGGTAGTACCGCCGCCAGAGGGAGCCTAGGTGACAATGGAAGTGCATGCATCCACTGcctctgggggaggggagaaaggtgCTGAGGCCTGCCCTCGCCCTCCTGCCGCCTCGCCTCTGTGGGTCCCTGACCAGAATATCCTCTCTGCTCCAGGTGTTCTGTGACATGGAGACATCAGGGGGTGGCTGGACCACCATTCAGAGACGAAAGAGTGGCCTTGTCTCCTTCTACCGGGACTGGAAGCAGTACAAACAGGGCTTTGGCAGCACCCGTGGGGACTTCTGGCTGGGGAATGAACACATCCACCGGCTCTCTAGACGGCCAACTCGGCTACGTGTGGAGCTGGAGGTGAGCACAAGGCCTGGGTCCCCAGGACTGGATCAGGCTGCCACATACAACTGTGCACAGCTATAGGGATGTCATTCCTATTCTTATTCACCATAGGCTTATATGTTTATTACAGTGGTTTTTCTGCAGGTTGTAGTACAGTTGAGGAAGAATatgtttttctcctatttttcacAAAAGTGAGGCTGCAGATACACAAGAAGCTGGACTTAGCTCAAAGCAGAGTAACCCAACAGTTAGCTGGACTAACCACTGGCCCGGGACATGAGGTCCTCTATGTGCAAATCTTACTGGTTGGTAACTCTCATCAAAGACCTTGAAGCATCAATATATTCTCAAATTACTCTATGGCATCTCTGAGTAGGACACGACAAAACCACACATCTACACGTCACAGATAGGGAAGTGAGGGGATACAGAGAGACTAATCAAGGCCATATGGTGACTCAGGAGAGAAGTCTGACTTAGGACCCTTGTTTTCTGATTCCCAGGTAAGTGTGGTAAACTAGAGGTAAACAAGTAATAAAGTCTTACTAGACTCCCAGCAGTAAAAAGTTGTATGGCtgtgggatggagagagagaagaggtacAGGGGGATATGAAATGAAGCCCTGGCCACAGTTTTCTAaggctctgcctcctccctctcaGGACTGGGAGGGCAACATGCGCTATGCTGAGTACAGCCACTTTATTTTGGGCAATGAACTAAACAGCTATCGCCTCTTCCTGGGGAACTACAGTGGGAACGTGGGGAATGATGCCCTCATCTATCATAACAGCACAGCCTTCAgcaccaaggacaaggacaatgACAACTGCTTAGACAAGTGCGCCCAGCTACGCAAAGGTGAGATTTAAGGGTGCGGGCAAGTTCAGGTATAAGCCCACAGTCCCACTTGAGGAGAAAGGCTGAATTTCTAACTGCACAGTTGGTGTTCTGGCTTTTGCACTTCTTGTTGACATTGCCATAATTGCTTAGCTACCgttaaaaaaacaaatccctGATGTCCGGTCTCTCAGCTATTTCCCAGGGGAGGATGAACTCTGCTTACTAGCACTGCTGTTTTTTTGTGCCAGGTGGATACTGGTACAACTGCTGCACAGACTCCAACCTCAATGGCATTTACTACCGCCTTGGAGAGCACAACCAGCACCTGGATGGCATCACCTGGTATGGCTGGCATGGGTCTACCTACTCCCTCAAACGGGTAGAGATGAAAATACGCCCAGAAGACTTCAAGCCCTAAAAGGAGGCCTGCTGTGGAGCAGGGCTAGAGAAATTGGGACAAATGGAGGCTGGGCaagggcagaggagaggaagagaataCAGAAAGGGGAGGGGCCTATACTCTCCACTGAGAGAGTAAGTCTCTGAGAAGCACGATAAATTATACATACCCAGGATGTTACTGTCAACGGGATGAAGCTTTTAGACACAATGGGTCCTGACACACACACTTCTCAGGAGGCGGCCCTGAGGGGGCTCTTTCTGCCAGTGATCCCTATCATGGCAGCAACTTCTCCTTTCTACACGATTTTCCtgtgaaataattttctctatttaCTTTATGGCCGAGGTTATGTGAGGGCAGAAAACAAATCCCTTTGCTAAAAAGAACCATATTATTTTGATTCTCAAGGAGAGGCCTTGGGGTGGTAGAGAAAGGTGTGAAAGAAGGTGGTGGAGTAGAggagtttctatttttaaatccagTGAAATTACTTTCAgtctacacttttttttttaagacaaaaattgttCTGCTGGAGGTGAACTGACCCAGGCTGGAGTTGCTTGGAGGAAACTTGAGGGCACTGGGCCTTGCATCTGTCCTTGAAGCACCTCCCCTTCACGGCCTCAGTCAGGGTACAGCACTGGCAGACACACAGTGGGTCTAGCAGTGGCTGGGGAGCTCCAAGTGGAGCTGGGGGAAAGTCACTTGCGCATGCTTGCAcaaaacttctttaaaatattcaatattttagtCAACATagatatatttacttttatttactttataaggAAAGAGCTCAAAGAGCTTCCTTTTTTATCTTGTCTATAAAAAATGGCTGAAGAAGGGAGGTAGATTACACTATGGTTAATAATTCATGCTGTACATATGCATTTTGCTTTGTAAGAAAAATTGTAGTTTGATTTATACattcagtttcttttccttctacaaTAAActcttttaaaacttgtttttcaaTTATTACCATTACCATTTATTTAGAGTATGGCAAGAAGTTTAACTGAAAAACCAGAGGGTCACCAGTGAGAAAGAGTCTTGCGGTCTTCAGGGAAACCAAAGGAGAAGCAGGAAGCCAAAACGAAAAAACGAGGGCCAAAAAGGGCAGCAGCCATTGGAAGGGGTCAGATACTGGCCCACCCACCTAATCCTGACAGAGGCCAAAGTCATCACTTGGcttcaaaatactttttatatttacaCAATTGAGTAACTTAGGTATGAACTTTTTGTGACAAGGTtaatgttggaaaaaaaaatgttaccataaaaaacaaaaaaccaagacTTAAAGTCAGCCTCTGTGGTTGACCTCACCTTCTGGGAAAATTTCTCAGAGAGTTGGgtagagggagaggggagagcagcTATTAAAGAACAGAGTATTCCCAGACACTAACCCACAGTGGTGCATATACTGACTGTAACTACAACTTGTAAAGTGCCTCTCTGGTGCTACTGATGGATACCAAGGACTCAGAGACCGTCACAACACAATCTGTGACCTCAAAGAGGGCAGAACCATCCAGAACTGGGAGACCTCAGTGTCACTCCTGAAGGTAAAGAACATTTGGTTCTGACCATATCCTCTAAGACACATGAGAAGAGAAGTTCCCAAAAGTATGAAAAAGATTAGGCTTGACAGGCAGTTAGAGCTGCATGTCCATTTAGTAAGCACTGGCTGTTTTGTATCTttaattctatagatgtctcaaTCAGAAACATTTTTGGTAAGGTGATTAGTCATGGAGATAGAGATCCCCAAAATGGGATCAGTGTCCATATAAAAGCCCCTAGAGGGCAAGTACTCTTTGCTCTTTGCCACTTGAGGACACAGTAAGAAATTGGCAGTGTGCAACACGGAGGAGGGTACTCACCAGTCCCCAACCATGCTGGCCCCTGAGGttgaacttcccagcctccagaattatgagaaatagACATCTGTTATTTAAGGCACCCAggctatggcattttgttatagcagcccaaatgaaTTCAGACAAGAAATCGGTACCAAGAAGTGAGGTGCTCAGGAGCAAATACCTAGAGATGTGGAAGTGGCTGTGGACCTGGGTAACAGGCAGAGGCTGGAAGGAGGGCTTTGAGGGTGCCTGCTAGAAAAGCCTAGATGCCATGAAGGGACTCTAAAGGCAATTCTGATGAGGTCTCTGAAAGGAAAGAGGACAACTGGAAAGAAAGCCTCTGTCTTCTTAGAGATTACCTAAGTAATCATGAACAGGATGTTAGTGGAAATATGGACAGTAAAGGCCATTCTGATGAATTTTCAGATGCAAATGAGGACTGTGTTACTGGAAAGAGAAAGGGCAATCCTgttataaaatgacaaaaaaaaaaggttgaattGTGTCCATTTTCTAGTGTCTTGTGGAGGTAGAACTTGTAAGCATTGAAAATTGGGCATTTAGCTGAGGAGATTTCTACGTAAAGTGTTAAAGGACTGGCTTGGCTCCTTCTGACTGCTTATGGTAAATGTGAGGGAGAGAAACAACTTGGTGATAGCaatattaagcaaaaataaaccagaaCTTAcagattttggaaaattcttagccTATCCATAttgtaaaaaatgagaaagtgtttGGAAGAGAACACTACAAGTTTGGCTACATGATGCTGTGATATGGAAATTAGTACGGACCTAATCGGCTACCCTAGCAGGAAACTACCAAGCCAGTCTGAACGACAAAGAGACAGGAGGATAAAGGAAGGCTGTTGGGACTTCTTAGTTTTGAAAGGAGAGGACTGCGGGACTACCCTGCAGTGAACGTGCACTATTCTTTAAGAGAGGGTAAGAAAGATGCTGAAGGTGATTCAGAGATCAGGGCTGTCTCTTCGTTTTTTTAAAAGGGGCACcaccaacaacaaatgctgacaaggatgtggagaaaggggaaccccctcctacactgctgatgggaatgtaaattagttcaaccattgcggaaagcagtatggaggttcctcaaaaaactcaaaatagaaataccatttgacccaggaattccactcctaggaatttacactgaGAATgcgcagcccagtttcaaaaagacagatgcacccctatgtttatcgcagcactgtttacaatagccaagaaatggaagcaacctaagtgtccatcagtagatgaatggctaaagaagatgtggtacatatacacaatggaatattattcagccataagaagaaaacaaatcctaccatctgcaacaacatggatggtgctagaaggtattatgctcagtgaaataagtcagagaaaaacaagtaccaaatgatttcactcatctgtggaatataagaacaaagaaaaaacggaaggaacaaaacagcagcagactcacagaacccaagaatggactaacagttaccaaagggaaagggactggggagggataaggggaaaaaggggcattacaattagcacacataatgtgggagggggcatggggaaggcagtatagcacagagaagacaagtagtgactctatagcatcttactacactgatggacagtgactgtaatggggtatgtggtggggacttgatgatggggggaatctagtaaccacaatgttgctcatgtaattgtatattaatgataccaaaaaaaacccccaccaAAAATATAACAGTatcaaaaaaaaggggggggcgGACCATTGCCTTGCTTTTAACAGGCCAGGTAAACTCTGCCCAAAGCTACGGGGGCAAAGCCTCTTGGAAGAGCTGCCTGCCTGGAGGAGCTGCAGGGGCAGGACTGCACCCCAGTGGGTCCAGAAGGCAGACTGTCACCCCAGAGGGTTTGGAGGGCAGAAGATCCAGCCAAATGGGATTATTCTCAGGACTTGAGAGGTGAGGAAGTTTGCCTTGCTCAGTTTTGCACTTGtcaccccttccttcttcctgtttctccctttaaGAATGGGGATGTCTATCCTCCCCTGTCCCATCAGTGTACTTGGGAAGCATATAACTTCTTTGGTTTTACAGGTTCACACCTGGAGACAAATTCTGCCTCAAGATGAATCAGACCTAGAGTCTTACCCATACCTGATTTAGGTGATGTTTAGATGAGACTTTAGAGTTGATCCTAGGATGAATTATGACTTTTGGGGCTGTTGGaacaaaataaattttgcatgttttctaacatgaatttggggggccAGGGAAGGAATATTATAATCTGAATATATGTGTTCccccaaattcgtatgttgaagacTAATCCCCAAAgtgatgatatttggaggtgGAGTCTTTGGGAGGTGACTAGGCCAGAAGGGAAGAGACTTCATGAAAGGGATTAGAGCCCTTTATAAAAGACACCCCAGGGAGCATGTACTCTGCTTTCTGTCACATGAAAACACAGAGAGAAGTCAGCCATCTGGCAACATGGAAAAGGGTCCTCCCCAGtacccaaccatgctggcaccctgatcttggacttcccagctcatggtgatttgttacagcagcctgagtggTCTAGGTTGGCAGTACACTGGACTTTTACCCTGATGCTGTGGTCTAACCAAGTAAAAACTGAGTGGGagagcatgtgtgtatatatgtttccAAATAATCCAATACCCATTTTATCCTGTTTCCTTAAGAAGCAATTATACTTACTGATATATATGAGCTTTGAGGAGATGGGAGTAATTTATGCTGTCTCAGGGTTAGCCTTGATTTCAGAATTATTTGGGATTTAAGACGTCCTGGTGCAGAGAGGTAAAAGTGTCAGTAGGTAGGAAGACAGATTGATTCAGCAGCAAGAGAACAATATTGTCAGCACAGCACAGCcttttgaaacaaaaaacaaaaagtaagagACAACTGTGCAAAGATGTTTCTGTGTACAGTTAAACCTGATTGTTTCAAAGGGAATTTAAGGTAGTTGATTCAAATGTagaataagcttttaaaaagtggACAAATAGTAAAGGGAAAATAAGGGTAAGAAAGGTAAAATAAAGCTGGAGAAGGGAGAGCAACAGACAACAGATCAGATGCCTTTAATTTGTTGGTGTTGGGCGAGGAATGCAGACAGAGGCTCTCCAGAAGCCACTGTGAAGAAGGGAATTCTGTCTACTACTGAAGAGCAATGTCTCCCCAAAACCAGACCAAAAGCAGCAACTCAGGGATGTACAACCACCTCTGATCCCTGGGAGGAGTTTCCACAAGGCTCACCCAGAAGACTAGGGTGTCTCAGAGAGCAGATTCAGTAAGAGCGGCTTTGCCTAAGGATGTTTCTTAAAACTTTCTGCAGTGAAAGCGATAGCAGAAAATCACAATGGTGCTTAGGAAAAGCAGTTTCACAAAATTAGTAGGAAAGGCTGAAATAGACACAAAAAAGCAGCATACTGGGAAGATCCAGACCAACTGATGGGAGGCAAGGTGAGCTGAATAAAGCTAGGAAATAGCACAGAGCTTAGAGCACTGGCTTTACCTAGGAAtggaggttttgtttgttttcctaaagTCTAGATCAATCTGCAGAAAATTCTTAGGACTTACTTTTAATTGTATTGGCTTAAGAAGGTAAATGACCTTCTTGGACACTTATACAGGCTTCTGACTATATCCTTCTACCACAAACTTGTATAAATATTGATGTTTCTATGTTTGTCTCAACTACGGAGAAAAACCTGGGTTGAGATGAGGAAGGTTTCAGAGGGTTATGAAACCAAATAAGGTTAGCATAGAAATTAATATGCAAAACTGGCTAGTTGACATTGAAGTTATTATACTCAGTTACCAGATTTTTCTGTTGGTTACCAAAGAAGATTACATTACCTAAGCCAGAGATGAGAGGAAGAAATGCAGGTTTTCACATTTGCTGTGCCTAATTTGAAACTGATGCCTACCCCATCGGATGGCACGTTTATAACTGTTCCTATGTGGTATTTCAGAAATCATCATCCTCTCAAAATACGATTTATTTATGCAAAAATATGATTCTATTTCTATCTTTCTGGCCACTTTTTCAAGTGTTTAAAGAACACTTTTTAGCATATACTCAGAAGCACAGCAAGCAGAGAACTTGGCTATTTGTTTATCCTCTCAAATGAAGGAGGCACCATATACAGCAGACTGTTTCAGCCACAAAGGAGGTACTTACTGGCCAGGTGATTTTTCCCTAAACTATTTGTAGTGAAATCATCAACCATGTTAGCATTTATGTGCAGATAATTAGATCCCAGAGTTAATATTCTCTGATAATCATTAGGGGAAGTGAATGGTTCTCTAGGAGCTGAAACTAACATTTCGGGCTGCTTGTAATTTTGTAACTGCAGAAAATTTATTAAACAACCTATTTTTTCCATACCCAGAAGACTCAAAACCATTTGACGAGAGGAGAGAAATAACCAAACCAGGGGAAAAGACCAGTGAATCTCAGACTTTGCTCAGCCTTTTATATTCACAGAACTCCAGAGGAGGAAGATTCTGGCAATAAAATCCTGCCTTTGAGGCGCAGGAACCAGCACTTCCTTCTCCTGCCCCAGAGAGTACTATCTAACCCAAATATAAAAATCTATCTTTTTTACATTGCTGTTGCCACAGAATTGCTTCTAGACTGATTTCACTGGGACAAACAAGCACAGGCTGGAAAACAACAGGAGCCCATGTACTATGGGTCAACAGAAATGACAATTATGGCTAGAACACTGGGGAGAGCCATCTGCAGCCACATCTCATTTAAATGAGCTGGCAGCCCCAAAGGCAGATTTCACGGATCAGAAGTCTCCAAGCATCTCTAGTGAAATGGCACAAGGCAGTGGCAGAAAACAGGTTATTTTAGCTGAAGGCAGCAATTAAAAAGGGGTTATAGCCTACCTGATGAGAGACTCTAGGATGGCGGGGGTGGGACCTTTCTGGAACTCCAGTTCTTTGTAGTGTAGCGCTTTGGCATAGGCTCGGCACTTGGCAGCCCTCTCACCCAGCAGAACAATGCCATTGTCATCTCTCAATGGCAGGGGGCCCTAGAGGAGAGCAGATCCCCATAGCACAGGAAAATTGCAGACAGGGCACAAACAAGAGTAGGCTTCATGGGTGtctctcccctcccaccagcTGGTTTCCCGTCAGGCTCCATCTGGACAATAGGGAAAAGTCTCACCTTGTCACTGTGTTCCATAAATTCAGCCAAGTTCAAGAGGGTTTGTGTGACTTCAGCAATATCCTGTGAGGTGAGGGCTAATTCAATGCTTCGGATGAGTTCATCCTGCTGGTCCTCATTCAGTTCAGACCAGCAGGACACAAATGCAGCATTGAAGAGATCCCTAAAGGCAGAGGAGTGGAGAAAGATGCTGCAAATGCCTCATGCCTCTCTGCCTATTGCCACAGTCACACCTATCAATCTTCTCATGGCATCACTGATTTTGGTTATACAGTCCAGTGCTCGCCAGTAGGACTTGTTGGGAATGATCTCTATCTTCcttgtccaatatggtagccactgaTCACTGAGCACTTGAACTCTGTTAAGTGTGACTGAGGAATggaattttaacttttatttacctGTAATTAACTTACAATAACCACACG of Manis javanica isolate MJ-LG chromosome 4, MJ_LKY, whole genome shotgun sequence contains these proteins:
- the ANGPTL7 gene encoding angiopoietin-related protein 7 yields the protein MMKKTFSAVTWLCIFIVAFVSHPVWPQKPPKRKTPTQLKVATCCEEVKELKAQMANLSSLLSEVSQKQERDWVSVVMQVMELESNTKRMESRLTDAESKYSEMNNQIDIMQLQAAQTVTQTSADAIYDCSSLYQKNYRISGVYKLPPDDFLGSPELEVFCDMETSGGGWTTIQRRKSGLVSFYRDWKQYKQGFGSTRGDFWLGNEHIHRLSRRPTRLRVELEDWEGNMRYAEYSHFILGNELNSYRLFLGNYSGNVGNDALIYHNSTAFSTKDKDNDNCLDKCAQLRKGGYWYNCCTDSNLNGIYYRLGEHNQHLDGITWYGWHGSTYSLKRVEMKIRPEDFKP